In Nicotiana tabacum cultivar K326 chromosome 21, ASM71507v2, whole genome shotgun sequence, one DNA window encodes the following:
- the LOC107812577 gene encoding uncharacterized protein LOC107812577, whose amino-acid sequence MAKAYTQTEFDSLMEKVEKVDIRVKEYLELAGYEKWARLYAPVNRGWTMTSNIAESINAALVSARELPIYDFLEEVRKMFGRWNCSNRKEATQTYKTLGKKIPGNVVPSTEYSHTVNDGGRNYTVCLLERKCVCGRFQIDELPCPHVWAVLKSKFLMPEEYCSSYYKPSTIVMIYDVPVYPLPDKNDWNIP is encoded by the exons ATGGCAAAAGCATACACACAAACTGAATTTGATAGTCTGATGGAGAAGGTTGAGAAGGTAGATATTAGGGTAAAAGAATACTTAGAGTTAGCTGGTTACGAAAAGTGGGCTAGGTTGTATGCACCTGTTAACAGGGGATGGACAATGACGTCAAATATCGCTGAGTCAATCAATGCAGCACTAGTTTCAGCAAGAGAATTGCCAATATATGACTTCCTTGAAGAAGTTAGGAAGATGTTTGGTCGTTGGAATTGTAGTAACCGTAAAGAAGCTACTCAGACATACAAGACGCTTGGGAAAAAAATACCAGGAAAT GTGGTACCCTCAACTGAATACTCACATACTGTTAACGATGGTGGGAGGAATTACACAGTCTGTCTGCTCGAGAGAAAATGTGTTTGTGGGAGATTCCAAATTGATGAATTGCCATGCCCACATGTCTGGGCTGTATTGAAGAGCAAGTTTTTAATGCCTGAAGAATATTGCTCTAGCTATTACAAGCCAAGTACAATTGTAATGATATACGATGTGCCAGTGTACCCGCTACCGGACAAAAATGACTGGAATATACCATAG
- the LOC142175116 gene encoding uncharacterized protein LOC142175116, with protein sequence MASLTVLLRHSGKWNDEGSYIDFSIEGILIKEYASFNDLVGSISNQLGIDLSTNTIKIPYNVEGNRTLMEIHNDMGYRVYALICISEDCDWRFKASSINKSKLFKVREFNDNHTCPLKDKVYEQRQASSSLISGIIRTKLTNHKRKYTPRDIIDDVKSDLGVDVSYMLAWRAKEKAMNFLRGEPADSYKKLPGYLYTMDKTYPGSHIRMEKSSKNEFMYVYISLYAFIRGFDHCRPIVVVDGSHLKSYYTGTFVSASTLDGAGHILPLAYGVIDSENDAAWTWFFEQFKIAYGVRENMCIVSDRNESIIKSVSRVYPDLPHCACI encoded by the exons ATGGCAAGCTTGACAGTTTTGTTGCGTCATTCTGGAAAGTGGAACGATGAGGGCAGTTATATCGACTTTTCCATTGAGGGAATACTGATTAAGGAGTATGCTTCCTTTAATGATCTAGTTGGTTCAATTTCTAATCAACTGGGTATAGATTTGAGCACAAATACCATTAAAATACCATACAATGTTGAAGGCAATCGCACGCTAATGGAAATACACAATGATATGGGTTACAGAGT CTATGCATTAATATGTATTTCAGAAGATTGTGATTGGAGGTTTAAGGCTTCAAGCATTAACAAATCGAAATTATTCAAGGTGAGAGAATTCAATGACAACCATACATGTCCGCTGAAGGATAAAGTGTACGAGCAGCGGCAAGCTAGTAGCAGCCTTATAAGTGGTATTATAAGGACAAAGCTTACAAACCATAAGAGGAAATACACTCCGAGGGACATTATTGATGACGTGAAATCAGATCTAGGTGTTGATGTTAGCTACATGTTGGCGTGGAGGGctaaagaaaaggcaatgaattTTCTTAGAGGTGAACCGGCTGATTCATACAAAAAATTACCAGGATACTTATATACAATGGATAAGACATATCCAGGTTCTCACATAAGAATGGAAAAATCGTCAAAGAATGAATTCATGTACGTGTATATATCATTGTATGCATTTATAAGGGGGTTTGATCATTGTAGACCAATTGTTGTAGTGGACGGAAGTCATCTAAAATCCTACTACACCGGGACATTCGTTTCTGCAAGCACGTTGGATGGGGCAG GTCATATATTGCCACTAGCATACGGTGTTATTGATTCAGAGAACGATGCTGCTTGGACGTGGTTCTTTGAGCAATTTAAGATAGCTTACGGTGTAAGGGAAAACATGTGCATTGTTTCGGATAGAAATGAGAGCATCATTAAATCTGTATCGAGAGTATATCCGGATTTACCGCATTGTGCTTGCATATGA